One Mycobacteroides salmoniphilum DNA segment encodes these proteins:
- the nusB gene encoding transcription antitermination factor NusB gives MAESGSTGRPAAKGGRRKARKRAVDLLFEAEARDMTAAAVADERRALAESKSDVEPLNPYTVTVAHGVTEHAVHIDELIASHLQGWTLARLPAVDRAIMRVAVWELLHAEDVPEVVAVDEAVELAKQLSTDESPAFVNGVLGQLMLVTPHIRGSAQ, from the coding sequence ATGGCTGAATCCGGCTCGACCGGCCGGCCCGCTGCCAAGGGAGGCCGTCGCAAGGCGCGCAAGCGGGCAGTGGACCTGCTGTTCGAGGCCGAGGCGCGGGATATGACGGCCGCCGCGGTGGCCGACGAGCGTCGCGCCTTGGCGGAGTCCAAGTCGGACGTGGAACCGCTGAACCCCTACACGGTCACTGTTGCCCACGGTGTCACCGAGCACGCCGTCCACATCGACGAGCTGATCGCCTCGCACTTGCAGGGTTGGACGTTGGCCCGGTTGCCCGCGGTGGATCGCGCGATCATGCGGGTCGCCGTGTGGGAGCTGCTGCACGCCGAGGACGTACCCGAGGTGGTCGCGGTCGACGAGGCGGTCGAGCTGGCCAAGCAGCTCTCCACCGATGAGTCTCCGGCGTTTGTGAATGGCGTGCTGGGTCAGCTGATGCTGGTGACCCCGCACATCCGGGGGAGTGCGCAGTAG
- the efp gene encoding elongation factor P, with protein sequence MASTADFKNGLVLNIDGQLWQITEFQHVKPGKGPAFVRTKLKNVLSGKVVDKTFNAGVKVETATVDRRDNTYLYRDGDSFVFMDSQDFEQHHLSPELVGGASRFLLEGMTVQVAFNEGAPLYIELPVTVELVVTHTEPGLQGDRSSAGTKPATMETGAEIQVPLFINTGDRLKVDSRDASYLGRVNG encoded by the coding sequence GTGGCTTCAACCGCCGATTTCAAGAACGGCCTGGTGCTCAACATCGATGGTCAGCTGTGGCAGATCACCGAGTTCCAGCATGTGAAGCCCGGTAAGGGACCGGCGTTCGTGCGCACCAAGCTCAAGAACGTGCTGTCGGGCAAGGTCGTCGACAAGACCTTCAACGCGGGCGTCAAGGTCGAGACCGCGACCGTCGACCGCCGCGACAACACCTATCTGTACCGCGACGGCGATTCGTTCGTGTTCATGGACAGCCAGGATTTCGAGCAGCACCACCTTTCCCCGGAGCTGGTCGGCGGCGCCTCGCGCTTCCTGCTGGAGGGCATGACCGTGCAGGTCGCCTTCAACGAGGGCGCCCCGCTGTACATCGAGCTGCCGGTGACCGTCGAGCTCGTGGTCACCCACACCGAGCCGGGCCTGCAGGGCGATCGATCGAGTGCGGGCACCAAGCCGGCCACGATGGAAACCGGCGCCGAGATCCAGGTTCCGCTGTTCATCAACACCGGTGACCGCCTCAAGGTCGATTCGCGTGACGCCAGCTACCTCGGCCGTGTGAATGGCTGA